One genomic window of Pseudomonas sp. LFM046 includes the following:
- the ispH gene encoding 4-hydroxy-3-methylbut-2-enyl diphosphate reductase, producing MQIKLANPRGFCAGVDRAIEIVNRALEVFGPPIYVRHEVVHNKFVVEDLRARGAVFVEELDQVPDNVIVIFSAHGVSQAVRQEAARRGLKVFDATCPLVTKVHMEVARYSRDGRECILIGHAGHPEVEGTMGQYDASNGGAIYLVEDEGDVANLQVRNPEALSFVTQTTLSMDDTSRVIDALRAKFPNIGGPRKDDICYATQNRQDAVKQLAHESDVVLVVGSPNSSNSNRLRELAERLDTPAYLIDGAEDLKREWFDKVQRVGITAGASAPEVLVQGVIEQLRAWGAEVAVELDGRQENVTFSMPKELRVVDVG from the coding sequence ATGCAAATCAAACTCGCCAATCCCCGCGGCTTCTGTGCCGGCGTCGATCGCGCCATCGAGATCGTCAACCGCGCCCTGGAAGTCTTCGGTCCGCCGATCTATGTGCGCCATGAAGTGGTCCACAACAAGTTCGTGGTCGAGGACCTGCGGGCCCGTGGCGCCGTGTTCGTCGAAGAGCTGGACCAGGTGCCGGATAACGTCATCGTCATCTTCAGCGCCCACGGCGTTTCCCAGGCCGTGCGCCAGGAAGCCGCCCGCCGCGGCCTCAAGGTGTTCGACGCCACCTGCCCGCTGGTGACCAAGGTGCATATGGAAGTCGCGCGCTACAGCCGCGATGGCCGCGAGTGCATCCTTATCGGCCACGCCGGTCATCCGGAGGTGGAAGGCACCATGGGCCAGTACGACGCCAGCAATGGCGGCGCCATCTATCTGGTGGAAGACGAGGGGGATGTCGCCAACCTGCAGGTGCGCAACCCGGAAGCCCTGTCCTTCGTCACGCAGACCACGCTGTCCATGGACGACACCAGCCGAGTGATCGATGCGCTGCGGGCGAAGTTCCCCAACATCGGCGGCCCGCGCAAGGACGACATCTGCTACGCCACCCAGAACCGCCAGGACGCGGTGAAGCAACTGGCCCACGAAAGCGATGTGGTCCTGGTGGTGGGTAGCCCCAACAGCTCCAACTCCAACCGCCTGCGGGAACTGGCCGAACGCCTGGACACCCCGGCCTACCTGATCGACGGCGCCGAGGATCTCAAGCGCGAGTGGTTCGACAAGGTGCAGCGTGTTGGTATCACCGCTGGCGCTTCCGCGCCTGAAGTTCTGGTGCAAGGCGTGATCGAGCAGCTCAGGGCGTGGGGCGCGGAAGTGGCCGTCGAGCTGGATGGCCGGCAGGAGAATGTGACGTTCTCCATGCCGAAAGAGCTGCGGGTGGTGGACGTCGGCTGA
- the ribF gene encoding bifunctional riboflavin kinase/FAD synthetase — translation MQLVRGLHNLRPQHRGCVATIGNFDGVHRGHQAILKRLRERAAELGLPTCVVIFEPQPREYFGPDTAPVRLTRLRDKLELLAREGVDQVLCLAFNRRLRELSATEFVHAVLVEGLGAKHLEIGDDFRFGCDRAGDFEFLQQAGDAEGFSVEAAATVELDGQRVSSTRVRQALAEGDFPLAERLLGRPFTITGRVLHGQKLGRQLGTPTANVQLKRRRVPLNGVYLVSVELNGQQQPGVANIGVRPSVKGDGRAHLEVHLLDFAGDLYDRRVSVTFHHKLRDEQRFASLEALKSAIDADVAAARAYWQGTQSN, via the coding sequence ATGCAGCTGGTTCGAGGCCTACACAACCTGCGGCCCCAACATCGGGGCTGTGTCGCCACCATCGGCAATTTCGACGGCGTGCACCGCGGCCACCAGGCCATTCTCAAGCGGTTGCGCGAGCGTGCGGCTGAGCTGGGATTGCCCACCTGCGTGGTGATCTTCGAGCCGCAGCCGCGGGAATACTTCGGCCCGGATACCGCTCCGGTACGCCTGACGCGCCTGCGTGACAAGCTCGAGCTGCTGGCCCGGGAGGGTGTCGACCAGGTGCTCTGCCTGGCGTTCAACCGCCGTCTGCGTGAGCTGAGCGCCACCGAGTTCGTGCATGCGGTCTTGGTGGAAGGGCTGGGCGCCAAGCATCTGGAAATCGGTGACGATTTTCGCTTCGGCTGCGACCGTGCCGGCGATTTCGAATTCCTCCAGCAGGCTGGTGACGCTGAGGGTTTCAGCGTCGAAGCCGCCGCTACTGTGGAACTGGATGGCCAGCGAGTCAGCAGCACGCGCGTGCGGCAGGCCCTGGCCGAGGGCGATTTCCCCCTCGCCGAACGGCTGCTGGGACGACCGTTCACCATCACTGGCCGAGTTCTGCACGGGCAGAAGCTTGGTCGGCAACTGGGCACGCCGACCGCCAACGTGCAGCTCAAGCGCCGCCGGGTACCGCTCAATGGCGTGTACCTGGTCAGCGTCGAGCTGAACGGCCAGCAACAGCCCGGAGTGGCCAATATCGGCGTGCGCCCCAGCGTCAAGGGCGACGGGCGCGCCCACCTGGAGGTCCACTTGCTGGACTTCGCCGGCGATCTCTATGACCGGCGAGTCAGTGTGACCTTCCATCACAAGCTGCGTGATGAGCAGCGTTTTGCCTCCCTGGAGGCGTTGAAGTCGGCGATCGATGCGGATGTCGCTGCCGCCCGTGCCTATTGGCAGGGTACTCAATCAAATTGA
- a CDS encoding PilW family protein, whose translation MNMNGVVPGVLSGHGRKPSSQSGFSLIELMVAVTVSLLMMAAILKLFVDVARTNTEMEKTNAQIENGRFAIQLIADDLYHGGFWNGYIPQFDDLTATAVPADLPDAVPEPCLAYSSWDATYKTRIMGISLQTYDAVPPGCSTVVQNKKDGTDVVVVRHAENCIPGVANCEADDAAKVYFQFSRCSSVSPYAYVLSKSGFTLQRRSCLATELAEKRKFVSNIYFVRDDNTLMRAEFTGGGGSGWNVQPIVDGVEGLIVELGVDSVSDSGAAVNYTQAVTWANPLNKVSPTNRGDGVPDGDFIRCTTASACNVSQLVNVVAARIYLLVRSTETSSGHSDSKTYNLGATSAGPFNDGFKRHVYTTTVRLNNVAGRRETP comes from the coding sequence ATGAATATGAATGGAGTTGTGCCGGGTGTCCTGAGTGGCCATGGTAGAAAGCCGAGCAGCCAATCAGGGTTCAGCCTGATCGAGTTGATGGTGGCGGTGACCGTTAGTTTGCTGATGATGGCGGCCATTCTCAAACTCTTCGTCGATGTTGCGCGTACCAATACGGAAATGGAGAAGACTAACGCCCAGATCGAGAATGGGCGTTTCGCCATCCAACTGATTGCCGACGACCTGTACCATGGCGGGTTCTGGAATGGTTATATCCCGCAGTTCGATGATCTGACCGCGACGGCAGTACCCGCCGACCTGCCAGACGCGGTCCCCGAGCCTTGCCTCGCCTATTCATCCTGGGATGCCACTTACAAGACCAGGATCATGGGCATTTCGCTACAGACATATGATGCGGTTCCACCTGGTTGTTCTACCGTGGTGCAGAACAAGAAAGACGGTACTGATGTCGTGGTCGTTCGCCATGCGGAAAATTGCATTCCTGGTGTCGCAAACTGTGAAGCTGACGATGCTGCCAAAGTTTATTTTCAGTTTTCCAGGTGTTCCAGTGTGTCTCCTTATGCCTATGTGTTGAGCAAGTCTGGCTTCACCCTGCAGAGAAGAAGTTGCCTTGCTACTGAGTTGGCGGAGAAGCGTAAGTTCGTCTCGAATATATATTTTGTTCGGGATGACAATACGCTGATGCGGGCGGAGTTTACTGGTGGTGGTGGCAGTGGTTGGAATGTACAGCCAATTGTCGACGGGGTTGAGGGTTTAATTGTTGAGTTGGGTGTGGATAGCGTTAGCGACAGTGGCGCCGCCGTCAATTATACGCAGGCAGTTACCTGGGCCAACCCCCTGAACAAGGTGTCTCCTACCAATAGGGGAGATGGCGTTCCAGATGGGGATTTCATCCGTTGCACGACAGCCTCAGCCTGCAATGTAAGTCAACTGGTCAATGTGGTAGCGGCCCGCATCTACTTGCTGGTTCGGAGTACCGAGACTTCGTCCGGTCACTCTGACAGCAAGACCTACAACCTGGGGGCGACTAGTGCTGGGCCATTCAATGACGGTTTCAAACGTCATGTCTACACCACTACGGTTCGCTTGAACAATGTTGCGGGACGGAGGGAGACTCCGTGA
- the murJ gene encoding murein biosynthesis integral membrane protein MurJ has protein sequence MNLLKSLAAVSSITMLSRVLGFVRDTIVARYFGAGMATDAFFVAFKLPNLLRRVFAEGAFSQAFVPILAEYKTQQGEEATRTFIAYVSGLLTLVLALVTLLGILAAPWVIWVTAPGFADTPEKFALTTDLLRVTFPYIFLISLSSLAGAILNTWNRYSVPAFVPTLLNVSMIIFALFLIPYFDPPIMALGWAVLVGGLAQLLYQLPSLKRIGMLVLPRLNLRDTGVWRVLKQMGPAIFGVSVGQISLIINTIFASFLAAGSVSWMYYADRLMELPSGVLGVALGTILLPSLAKTYASDDRHAYSQLMDWGLRLCFLLVLPCTLALALLAEPLTVALFQYGKFTANDALMTQRALIAYAVGLLGIILVKVLAPGFYARQNIRTPVKIAVFTLVATQLMNLAFVFPLRHAGLALAISLAACMNAGLLYWQLRKQRLFQPQPGWGRFLARLVLAVLVMCAVLLGVMYLLPAWELGNMTARLLRLGLLVGSGVIAYFGMLALLGFRLRDFARRAV, from the coding sequence ATGAACCTGCTCAAGTCGCTGGCGGCCGTCAGCTCCATCACCATGCTTTCCCGCGTCCTGGGCTTTGTCCGCGACACCATCGTCGCGCGCTACTTCGGCGCCGGCATGGCCACCGACGCCTTCTTCGTTGCCTTCAAGCTGCCCAACCTGCTGCGCCGCGTCTTTGCCGAGGGGGCTTTCTCCCAGGCCTTCGTGCCCATCCTGGCGGAGTACAAGACCCAGCAGGGCGAGGAAGCGACCCGGACCTTCATCGCCTATGTGTCCGGTTTGCTGACCCTGGTACTGGCGCTGGTGACGCTGTTGGGCATCCTGGCTGCGCCCTGGGTGATCTGGGTCACCGCACCGGGCTTTGCCGACACGCCCGAGAAATTCGCCCTGACCACCGACCTGCTGCGGGTGACGTTCCCCTACATCTTCCTGATCTCCCTTTCGTCCCTGGCTGGCGCGATCCTGAATACCTGGAACCGCTACTCGGTACCGGCGTTCGTCCCGACCTTGCTGAATGTCAGCATGATCATCTTCGCGCTGTTCCTGATTCCCTATTTCGACCCGCCGATTATGGCCCTTGGTTGGGCGGTGCTGGTCGGCGGCCTGGCCCAACTGCTCTACCAACTGCCGTCCCTGAAGCGCATCGGCATGCTCGTTCTGCCGCGCCTGAATCTGCGTGACACGGGCGTCTGGCGTGTACTCAAGCAGATGGGGCCGGCAATCTTCGGGGTATCCGTCGGACAGATCTCACTGATCATCAACACCATCTTCGCGTCCTTCCTGGCGGCGGGGTCGGTGTCCTGGATGTACTACGCCGACCGCCTGATGGAGCTGCCGTCCGGGGTCCTGGGTGTGGCGCTGGGCACCATCCTGTTGCCCTCACTGGCGAAAACCTACGCCAGCGACGACCGCCACGCTTACTCACAACTGATGGACTGGGGCCTGCGCCTCTGCTTCCTGCTGGTGCTGCCCTGCACCCTGGCGCTGGCGCTGTTGGCCGAGCCGCTGACGGTGGCATTGTTCCAGTACGGCAAGTTCACTGCCAACGATGCGCTGATGACGCAGCGCGCGCTGATCGCCTATGCCGTGGGCCTGCTCGGGATCATTCTGGTGAAGGTGCTGGCGCCCGGCTTCTACGCCCGGCAGAACATCCGCACGCCGGTGAAAATCGCTGTCTTCACCCTGGTGGCGACCCAGCTGATGAACCTCGCCTTCGTTTTCCCCCTGCGTCACGCCGGCCTGGCCCTGGCCATCAGCCTGGCAGCCTGCATGAATGCCGGCCTGCTCTATTGGCAGCTGCGCAAACAACGCCTGTTCCAGCCGCAGCCGGGATGGGGGCGGTTCCTCGCCAGGCTGGTGCTGGCTGTCCTGGTGATGTGCGCCGTGCTGCTGGGCGTGATGTACCTGCTGCCGGCCTGGGAGCTGGGCAACATGACAGCGCGCCTGCTGCGCCTCGGTCTCCTGGTGGGTTCCGGTGTGATTGCCTATTTCGGCATGCTGGCGTTGCTGGGCTTCCGGCTTCGCGACTTCGCCCGGCGCGCCGTCTGA
- the fkpB gene encoding FKBP-type peptidyl-prolyl cis-trans isomerase, translating into MTEHRIGPDMEVTLHFAIKLDNGDVVDSTFEKKPATFKVGDGNLLPGFESVLYGLKSGDKRVLAIEPEQGFGQHNPQNVQVMPRGNFQDMELSEGLLIIFNDAANAELPGVVKFIDDSHVTIDFNHPLAGKPLSFEVEILSVQPA; encoded by the coding sequence ATGACTGAACATCGCATAGGGCCGGACATGGAAGTCACCCTGCACTTCGCCATCAAGCTGGATAACGGCGACGTGGTGGACAGCACCTTCGAAAAGAAACCAGCCACCTTCAAGGTGGGCGACGGCAACCTGCTGCCGGGTTTCGAGAGCGTGCTTTATGGCCTCAAGAGCGGCGACAAGCGCGTCCTGGCCATCGAGCCCGAGCAGGGTTTCGGCCAGCACAATCCGCAGAACGTGCAAGTGATGCCCCGCGGCAATTTCCAGGACATGGAACTCTCCGAAGGCCTGCTGATCATCTTCAATGACGCGGCAAACGCCGAGCTTCCTGGGGTGGTCAAGTTCATCGATGACTCCCATGTGACCATCGACTTCAACCACCCGCTGGCCGGCAAGCCGCTTTCCTTCGAAGTGGAAATCCTGTCGGTCCAACCGGCCTGA
- the ileS gene encoding isoleucine--tRNA ligase, with protein sequence MTDYKATLNLPETAFPMKAGLPQREPEQLQRWNGIDLYGKLRQIGEGRPKFVLHDGPPYANGSIHIGHAVNKILKDIIIRSKTLAGYDAPYVPGWDCHGLPIEHKVETTHGKNLPADKTRELCRAYAAEQIEGQKADFIRLGVLGDWDNPYKTMAFANEAGEIRALAEMVKQGFVFKGLKPVNWCFDCGSALAEAEVEYADKKSDAIDVAFPVEDADKLAAAFGLASLGKPAAIVIWTTTPWTIPANQALNVHPEFNYALVDTGARLLVLAEELVESCLQRYGLDGQVIATAKGEALDLVRFRHPFYERLSPVYLAEYVELGAGTGIVHSAPAYGEDDFRTCKQYGMSNDDILGPVQSNGVYVEALPFFGGQFIWKANPVIVAKLEEVGALLKHESISHSYMHCWRHKTPLIYRATAQWFVGMDKQPEQGANLRERALAAIDKTEFVPAWGQARLHGMIAGRPDWCISRQRNWGVPIPFFLHKATGELHPRTVELMDEVAKRVEQEGIEAWFKLDAAELLGDEAAQYDKINDTLDVWFDSGTTHWHVLRGSHAELGQASGPAADLYLEGSDQHRGWFHSSLLTGCAIDGHAPYRQLLTHGFTVDESGRKMSKSLGNVIAPQQVTDSLGADILRLWVSATDYSGEMAVSQQILQRSADAYRRIRNTARFLLANLNGFDPVTDLLPAEDMLALDRWAVDRALLLQRELEEAYREYRFWNVYSKVHNFCVQELGGFYLDIIKDRQYTTAANSVARRSCQTALFHIAEALVRWVAPILAFTADEIWQYLPGERNESVMLNTWYQGLSELPEGIELDRDFWEQVMAAKASVNKELENLRSNKAIGGNLQAEVTLFAEETLAARLAKLGDELRFVLITSAADVQPLASAPADAVETDVAGLKLKIHKSAHTKCGRCWHHRADVGQFVKHPDLCGRCVENIDGAGEVRHYA encoded by the coding sequence ATGACCGATTACAAAGCGACGCTCAACCTGCCGGAGACGGCATTCCCGATGAAGGCCGGTCTGCCCCAGCGCGAACCGGAGCAGCTGCAGCGCTGGAACGGTATCGACCTGTACGGCAAGCTGCGGCAGATCGGCGAAGGGCGCCCGAAATTCGTTCTGCACGATGGCCCGCCTTATGCCAACGGCAGCATCCACATCGGTCACGCGGTCAACAAAATCCTCAAGGACATCATCATCCGTTCCAAGACCCTGGCGGGCTACGACGCCCCCTATGTGCCGGGCTGGGACTGCCATGGCCTGCCCATCGAGCACAAGGTCGAGACCACCCACGGCAAGAACCTCCCCGCCGACAAGACCCGCGAGCTGTGCCGCGCCTATGCCGCCGAGCAGATCGAGGGTCAGAAGGCCGACTTCATCCGCCTGGGCGTACTGGGCGACTGGGACAACCCCTACAAGACCATGGCCTTCGCCAACGAGGCCGGAGAAATCCGCGCCCTGGCCGAGATGGTCAAGCAGGGCTTCGTGTTCAAAGGCCTGAAGCCGGTGAACTGGTGCTTCGACTGCGGTTCGGCCCTGGCTGAAGCGGAAGTGGAGTACGCCGACAAGAAGTCCGACGCCATCGACGTCGCGTTCCCGGTGGAGGATGCCGACAAGTTGGCTGCCGCTTTCGGTCTTGCCAGCCTCGGCAAGCCGGCCGCCATCGTGATCTGGACCACCACCCCCTGGACCATCCCGGCCAACCAGGCGCTGAACGTCCACCCCGAATTCAACTACGCGCTGGTGGATACTGGTGCGCGCCTGCTGGTCCTCGCCGAGGAACTGGTGGAGTCCTGCCTGCAGCGCTACGGCCTGGACGGCCAAGTCATCGCCACTGCCAAGGGCGAGGCGCTGGACCTGGTTCGCTTCCGCCATCCGTTCTACGAACGCCTGTCCCCCGTCTACCTGGCCGAGTACGTCGAACTGGGCGCCGGCACCGGTATCGTTCACTCCGCGCCTGCCTACGGCGAAGACGACTTCCGTACCTGCAAGCAGTACGGCATGAGCAATGACGACATCCTCGGCCCGGTGCAGAGCAACGGCGTCTACGTCGAGGCGCTGCCCTTCTTCGGCGGCCAGTTCATCTGGAAGGCCAACCCAGTCATCGTCGCCAAGCTGGAAGAAGTCGGTGCGCTGCTCAAGCACGAGAGCATCAGCCACAGCTACATGCATTGCTGGCGCCACAAGACTCCGCTGATCTACCGCGCCACGGCCCAGTGGTTCGTCGGCATGGACAAGCAGCCGGAGCAGGGGGCCAATCTTCGTGAGCGTGCTCTGGCCGCCATCGATAAGACCGAGTTCGTGCCCGCCTGGGGCCAGGCGCGCCTGCATGGCATGATCGCCGGCCGTCCCGACTGGTGCATTTCCCGCCAGCGCAACTGGGGCGTGCCGATCCCGTTCTTCCTGCACAAGGCCACCGGCGAGCTGCATCCTCGCACCGTCGAGCTGATGGACGAGGTCGCCAAGCGCGTCGAGCAGGAAGGCATCGAGGCCTGGTTCAAGCTGGATGCCGCCGAACTGCTCGGTGACGAAGCGGCCCAGTACGACAAGATCAACGACACCCTGGACGTCTGGTTCGACTCCGGTACCACCCACTGGCACGTGCTGCGTGGGTCCCACGCCGAGCTGGGCCAGGCTAGTGGTCCGGCGGCCGACCTGTACCTGGAAGGCTCCGACCAGCACCGCGGCTGGTTCCACTCGTCCCTGCTGACGGGCTGCGCCATCGACGGCCACGCGCCGTACCGCCAACTGCTGACCCACGGTTTCACCGTGGACGAGAGCGGTCGCAAGATGTCCAAGTCCCTGGGCAATGTGATCGCGCCGCAGCAGGTCACCGACAGCCTGGGCGCCGACATCCTGCGCCTGTGGGTATCGGCCACCGACTATTCCGGCGAGATGGCCGTTTCCCAGCAGATCCTCCAGCGCAGCGCCGATGCCTACCGCCGCATCCGTAACACTGCTCGCTTCCTGCTGGCCAACCTGAACGGCTTCGATCCTGTGACGGACCTGCTGCCTGCCGAAGACATGCTGGCCCTGGACCGCTGGGCCGTTGACCGTGCCCTGCTGCTGCAGCGCGAGCTGGAAGAGGCCTACCGCGAGTACCGCTTCTGGAACGTCTACTCCAAGGTGCACAACTTCTGCGTGCAGGAGCTGGGCGGCTTCTACCTGGACATCATCAAGGACCGCCAGTACACCACCGCTGCCAACAGCGTGGCGCGTCGCTCCTGCCAGACCGCGCTGTTCCACATCGCCGAGGCGCTGGTGCGTTGGGTTGCACCGATCCTGGCCTTTACCGCCGACGAAATCTGGCAATACCTGCCGGGCGAGCGTAATGAGTCGGTGATGTTGAACACCTGGTACCAGGGCCTGAGCGAGCTGCCCGAAGGCATCGAGCTGGACCGCGACTTCTGGGAGCAGGTCATGGCCGCCAAGGCCTCGGTCAACAAGGAGCTGGAGAACCTGCGCAGCAACAAGGCCATCGGCGGCAACCTGCAGGCCGAAGTGACCCTGTTCGCCGAAGAGACCCTGGCTGCACGCCTGGCCAAGCTGGGCGACGAGCTGCGTTTCGTGCTGATCACCTCCGCTGCCGATGTGCAGCCGCTGGCCAGCGCCCCGGCTGATGCCGTGGAAACCGACGTCGCCGGTCTCAAGCTGAAGATCCACAAGTCTGCCCACACCAAGTGCGGCCGCTGCTGGCACCACCGCGCCGATGTCGGCCAGTTCGTGAAGCACCCGGACCTGTGCGGCCGCTGTGTGGAAAACATCGATGGCGCTGGCGAGGTTCGTCACTATGCCTAA
- a CDS encoding GspH/FimT family pseudopilin, whose product MTGNSRGFTLIEALITLTLVALCIGLGIPALTQFIQAQQLNAATQTLISSLAYARQASITQRVPVLVDNQDGDWSTGWLVYADQNGNGLWDEGDPVLRLVAPQPEGLVITGNSPVRRYVRYTPTGQASLAGGAFQAGTLTLCHVDGRLPVRKLVLNAVGRVRSAKGKPGRC is encoded by the coding sequence ATGACTGGAAATTCACGCGGATTCACGCTCATCGAAGCGCTGATAACGCTGACACTCGTAGCTTTGTGCATAGGCCTTGGCATACCTGCACTGACCCAGTTCATTCAGGCCCAACAACTGAACGCCGCCACCCAGACGCTGATCTCAAGCCTTGCCTATGCGCGGCAGGCATCGATCACACAGAGGGTTCCCGTCCTGGTGGACAATCAGGACGGCGACTGGTCAACAGGTTGGCTGGTCTATGCCGATCAGAACGGCAATGGCCTCTGGGATGAAGGCGACCCCGTGCTCAGGCTGGTTGCCCCGCAGCCAGAGGGGTTGGTCATAACAGGCAATTCGCCGGTACGACGCTATGTGCGCTACACGCCGACGGGCCAGGCATCCCTTGCGGGCGGTGCGTTTCAGGCCGGCACGCTAACGCTTTGCCATGTCGACGGCCGGCTTCCAGTGAGAAAACTGGTGTTGAACGCTGTGGGCAGGGTGCGCAGCGCCAAAGGAAAGCCAGGGCGCTGTTGA
- a CDS encoding PilX N-terminal domain-containing pilus assembly protein, translated as MSKVQFKNREQGAALVVGLIMLLLLTMLVSSAFTMSSVNLKSVGNMQTRDEALAAANTAIELVVSTDFTAAPKETRSNVDIDNDGNVDYVVDIATPVCIQESLAQVVAPSSENLSMSSNTWNTVWSVNATVSDSKTGGSVQVRSGVRVLLTDAKKNAVCP; from the coding sequence GTGAGTAAGGTTCAATTCAAGAATAGGGAACAGGGCGCCGCACTTGTAGTTGGGTTGATCATGCTGCTGTTGCTGACCATGTTGGTCTCGAGTGCATTTACCATGAGTTCGGTAAACCTCAAGTCCGTTGGCAATATGCAGACCCGTGACGAGGCCCTCGCGGCTGCCAATACGGCAATTGAGCTGGTTGTGAGTACCGACTTTACTGCGGCTCCCAAGGAAACACGTTCCAACGTTGACATTGATAACGATGGGAACGTGGACTATGTGGTCGACATTGCCACGCCCGTATGTATCCAGGAGTCGCTGGCACAAGTGGTTGCGCCAAGTAGTGAAAACCTATCCATGTCGAGTAATACCTGGAATACCGTGTGGAGCGTCAACGCTACGGTTTCGGACTCGAAAACCGGCGGGTCCGTGCAGGTTCGTTCCGGCGTTCGAGTGCTGCTGACCGATGCGAAGAAGAATGCAGTTTGTCCGTGA
- the pilV gene encoding type IV pilus modification protein PilV has product MNVRSQLRLQRGMTLIEVLVTILILSVGLLGMAALQSRLQQSEMEAYQRSQALLLLNDMANRLAINRNNVAALVTGTTSVGANTASCASLGNANKVQWCSALQGAGETQGNSKLGAMVGGRGCVESLGGGEYLVTVAWQGLAPLSAPPASIACGKNQYDGDSGCANDMCRRVVTTIVRIANL; this is encoded by the coding sequence ATGAACGTTCGATCTCAATTGCGCCTTCAGCGCGGCATGACTTTGATCGAGGTGCTGGTGACCATCCTCATCCTTTCGGTTGGGTTGCTCGGTATGGCGGCATTGCAGTCACGTCTGCAGCAGTCTGAAATGGAGGCGTACCAACGTTCTCAGGCCCTGCTGCTTCTGAATGACATGGCCAATCGTCTTGCCATCAATCGCAATAATGTCGCCGCGCTGGTAACCGGCACTACGAGTGTCGGGGCCAATACCGCTTCATGCGCCAGCCTCGGGAATGCCAACAAGGTGCAATGGTGCTCTGCTTTGCAAGGAGCGGGCGAAACCCAGGGTAACAGCAAGCTTGGCGCCATGGTTGGTGGGAGGGGGTGTGTCGAGTCCCTGGGAGGCGGTGAATACCTGGTCACCGTTGCCTGGCAAGGATTGGCGCCGCTGTCTGCGCCACCTGCAAGTATTGCTTGTGGGAAGAATCAGTATGACGGCGATTCAGGTTGCGCCAACGACATGTGTCGCCGAGTTGTGACCACCATCGTGCGAATTGCGAACCTATGA
- a CDS encoding type IV pilin protein produces the protein MAVTEGIPTGVGIKKSNQTFLRSSNQVGDSVGGKKQRGFTLIEVLIAVAIVGVLAAIAYPSYQKHVIRGNRTAAQAQMMDIANRQQQYLLANRTYATKAQLGYSLQRELVGRYTDSITLGTGAVPSFTITFTATGQQLSDGDLTLDSSGAKTPPGKW, from the coding sequence ATGGCAGTAACTGAAGGGATTCCAACCGGCGTTGGGATCAAGAAGTCAAATCAGACATTCCTCCGGTCGTCAAACCAAGTAGGTGACTCAGTGGGCGGAAAGAAACAGCGTGGGTTTACCCTCATAGAAGTCTTGATTGCGGTCGCCATCGTTGGCGTCCTGGCCGCTATTGCCTATCCGAGTTACCAGAAACATGTGATTCGTGGCAATCGTACGGCTGCACAGGCGCAGATGATGGATATCGCAAATCGCCAGCAACAATACCTTCTGGCCAACCGCACCTATGCAACCAAGGCTCAACTGGGTTACAGCCTGCAGAGAGAACTGGTCGGCAGGTACACCGATAGCATCACTCTTGGCACTGGTGCCGTTCCCAGCTTCACCATCACCTTCACCGCCACCGGCCAACAGTTGAGCGACGGTGACCTGACGCTCGACAGCTCGGGGGCCAAGACTCCCCCAGGGAAATGGTAG
- the lspA gene encoding signal peptidase II yields the protein MPKAYGRLGWLWLTALVFVLDQASKWFFETELNLYQQIVVIPDYFSWTLAYNTGAAFSFLADSSGWQRWLFAVIALVVSGVLVVWLKRLKPEETWLAVALALVLGGALGNLYDRVVLGHVVDFILVHWQNRWYFPAFNLADSAITVGAVMLALDMFKAKKSGEPAHD from the coding sequence ATGCCTAAGGCATACGGCCGCCTTGGGTGGCTCTGGCTGACCGCGCTGGTGTTCGTGCTGGACCAGGCGAGCAAGTGGTTCTTCGAAACCGAGCTCAATCTCTACCAGCAGATCGTGGTCATTCCCGATTACTTCAGCTGGACCCTGGCCTACAACACCGGCGCAGCCTTCAGTTTCCTTGCCGACAGCTCCGGCTGGCAGCGCTGGCTCTTCGCCGTGATCGCCCTGGTGGTCAGCGGTGTGTTGGTGGTCTGGCTGAAGCGCCTGAAGCCCGAAGAGACCTGGCTGGCCGTCGCGCTGGCCCTGGTCCTGGGCGGCGCCCTGGGCAATCTCTACGACCGCGTGGTACTCGGCCACGTGGTCGATTTCATCCTGGTGCATTGGCAGAACCGCTGGTACTTCCCGGCGTTCAACCTGGCCGATAGCGCCATCACCGTCGGCGCCGTGATGCTGGCGTTGGACATGTTCAAAGCGAAGAAGTCCGGAGAACCCGCCCATGACTGA